ccccaaAATATGTGGTTTTACTGTGTCGACATGTGAAGttatttgtgaattctgtctgttgagaTGAGGTTAGAAGGTACAGAAGCtaatgtttttaagggttgAACTTCTGTGGTCACTGTGCTTAATTCGGTTGGAACTAGTAAACCCTGGAAAATGCCTCTCTCTGCTGTATAGGTATATAGGGCACAGTGCCCCtccaaggtgtaacttggcaggatagcatgcctgccatcccaatcagaCATGGATGTTTTTGTGCATGGAGAAAGTAGGCTATTAGTAGCTGCTTTGGCTACCTtaatgcatattattattattattagttgtagtagtagtagtagtacgaaatcacaattaaatataagaaatatgtatttgacttTTGACCATGGAAGTTAAATTTTGTAGAAGCATGCCTAAGTGAAGCAAATGAAAGATGCTTGTGAGTAAAACATTAAAGTCGTACTGCTGataataaatactttttaaaactctACTTAAATAATTAAGACAATTTTTTGCATGAGATTTTAATGTTGTTTGATCAAGACCACTCTGTATGAGCAACTAAATGCATAGCCTAAGTACAActaactttatttaaacagttCTATAGTCATTATTTTGAGTGTGTGATATCAGAGTTTCAAAAGTCTATTTAGATGTCAAACCAGCTTAATTTTGTAATCTCCACAATCATTACTTGAAGTGGGATCTATGTTTTTCTAATgcaaaattgttattttaaagttacactcacacacattacctAATTTGCAAGATAAATTTTGTGATTAGATTCTGTTTTTTCAGTGTCATACAATGTTGGTACTAATGAACACAGTCGTGGAAGGTGTTGACTTAACTGGGTTATGTCAgtccaataatttatttttttgagtgtgaTTGTGACTGGTCCTgatcctgtaaaaaaaaaaaacaacaactgtggCATCCTCTGCAGACAGTGTGTGGATCTGCATGCAGGACGTGAACACAATTCACTGTGCAGAGCGATATTGGAacacagtaattaaaaaaatatatatatctgtaGGATGGATGTGCTTTAGAAAATAGGTTTGGATTACGTAGGAGCCTCTTGTTAAGGCAAAATCAAAAAGTCGTGTGTTTgccacaaatgcacatttttcacaaatagAGATACTCATTTAAAGattcaaattaacatttttattgttaaggATTTCTTTGTGCTATATTTACATCCTCCCAGATTCACTTTTTATTGTATGTAGTATATAATAAGAactacaaatgtaaaaacaatggACAGTGACGTGTAAAGCTACTGTTAGACTATGCACTATAAATCAAGTCTCTATGATCCTTTCTGCTGTAACTAAACTGTAGCTTGAGAGTAACTTTAGGTACTTCATATCATTGGAAGCTGGAAATAACTATGAAAGATGTAACTCTTCGTTTTATTGTATGTACATGAGGTCTGCAGCTGTGGTGAACAACATGAAATGGTTTCTATACAACACTCTCAACTCTACACTGCAGTGGGGTCTGTCCAAATATAATGTCCATGCTCACTTAAAGGGACCTAAAAATAACTGTTacagaggaaaaaaggaaataactGCTGGTGAGCACTAgagctgaatttttatttatttattcaaaaatgataaaaaatgacttATTCTTGTAAGTAATTCTAATTTTTTGTACTAAACCAAAATAAAGAGTATTGGATCACACAGTCAAAGCATTATTTGATAACTGAACATTTGCtagctttattaaaaaatatcagtttaatTATGTCATATTGGTGCCATATTTGGCAATAGACTATGAGCCCGTACAAGTGTTGCTCTCTGCAAATATAACAGATTCAAACTCAGTTAAAGTGGAATGAAAGGAATcttgtttaataaattactgAGTGCAGTGTAGAACTACATAAATGGTTTCTTTATACTGTGTAGCACCTAAAATATTACTTATTTGCAATATTTGAGATTGGCCTTGCTCTCCTACAAAGCCAGATGATTCTCACTTTATAAAAAGGAGTGAAACGATTACCTTCCATACTTTTTGAagaatatttcagattttaatatTGTAATTTGTTGATTAAGAGACCGAAAGGAGGGTATTCATGTAGTACCtttctttttatgtgtgtgttttcgtgtgtgCTCTGCCAGTCCTGTACTGCAGCTATTTTCAGTTCCTGTTGCTTTTGGGGATTTTTtaccttcagtcttgtcttcagctaGTGAAACAAATGTTAATTTGGATTttggtcaggtgattgacttggccagtcaaaaaCATTACACTTTTTGGCCGTGAAAAActcttggttgctttagcagcgCACTTGGgctcactgtcctgctgcaaggcaaagtgctgtccaatgagtttcaAGGCATtcggttggatctgagcagataagatgttcctgtacacttcagaattcattctgctgctgctgtcagcggtCACATTATCAGTAAAAACAAGAGAGCCAGTTCCAGGAGCAGCCATACACGACCAAGCCATAACACTGCCTATATTATGTTTTCaagatgaggggggtgctttggatcatgagctgttcttttctttctccattgttttgtctttccatcactttgggaCAGGTTAATACTAATTTCATCTGCCCACAAGACTTTCatacaattatttaatctgtccataagacagttttttatgtactttttaatttttaaaattttttttagaaaactctaacctggccattctgttcttgaggcttaccagtggtttgcatcttgcggtGAACCCACCAAGGTTATGCTGGTGCATTCTTCTCTCTATTTTAATCTTTGACACATCTGTTCAAATAAcatggagagtgttcttgatctgttttaTGATTGAAAAAGAttctttcttcacaattgaaagcagTCTATGAACAGTGGTCTTGTGTTGTGAACAGCTTGTTTGCTATTGCTAAGCTCAACAGTCTGTTCTTGCTACTTaaaaatgtaccaaacagttgattttggcgCACCCGGTGATGTCTCTGATCGGTTTATTCCAATTTTTCCACATGATGGCCAGCTTTACTGGCATTGGCACAGCAACACCAGTTACCTTTGGTCTCCCAAAAATTGGaggactatgcataaaaagggctGAAATTCCAACATGGTtaacctgatatggatgtaaataccaaattagagctgacagtctgcactttgacctcgtgtccattgtttcatttcaaatccaatgtgtgAGCTCCAGTGAGATacatattgtttgggacaaagacatgtctttcttgatttggctctgtactctactgtacttaattttatatttgtaattaaacaattcacatgtggttaaagcgcagatgctcagcttttattaaaggggagttttatacattttggtttcaccatgtagaaataacagcaatttttatacacagtccctttatttcattacatcataatgttttggacaaatggctttACAGATGTTTCTGATGAGTCAGGTgcgttcaattgcttccttggtgcaggtataagagagctttctgtATCTATTCTCGATTCTACAGGcttctgattgcctttggagtctgttattggtgtttgtcaacagaCCAGAGTTGTgtcagtgaaagtcaaggaagccattatgaagatgaaaaataataagaagaaaaacagtcagagacatagaccaaaccttaggctgacaaaaataaactggttggaacatcatttttaaaaaagagtgcTGGTGAGATCAGTAATTCAAAGGACCTGGTAgcccaaggaagacctctacagttaaTGACTGCAGAATTCTCACCGTAATGAACAATAACCCTCTGGCACCAACAAATCAGAAACTCTTCAGCAAGCAgacgtggatgtgtcagtgactactgtccgaCTACGAACAGAACTACAAAGGCTACATTGTCAGATGAAAACCACTAGCTAACCacacaggatggccaggttgcaGTTTGCTAAgtagtacctaaaagagcctgcagagttctgcaaaaaggtcttgtggacagatgagaccaagattcacttgtgtcagtgatggcaagagcaaagtgtagAGGCCAAAGGAACACCACCAAAACTGACACCACTGCATTATTTTGAGCCATTTTTTCAAACTACCCTTATAAATATGCCCATATTTACAGGCATGTTTTGTCAATAACTAATAGATGTGGTGTAATGTGGATtgtcaaacaaatacaaaaaaatatattgtttttcagAGAGTAAACTTTAATCAAAGATCCCATTATAATCAACACCAGACATACAGTCAGTGACAGTAAAAAACATAAGTAGACACAAAAGTTAATGATGCAATAAACATATGCAAATGATATTATAAAAGTTGAAGGCACATTTacaatgcatatatattttgaaattgaaatgatcAGTGATAATTCAACTCTGGGAGTTAAAAATAACTCCTGGAAGTCATTTTTTTAGAGATTAGATGTTTTTTAGGCTTGTGGACTTTTATGTCTTGAGAATTTGGCATAGTCATGAGAAAATCTAATTTGTGTGAGCACAGGCAAGATTACATGTAACCCTATGTTACACGACATAAAATAGCAAACTTAAAACTGACAGGTGTTTACAAACTTTCATCCTGTGGAATTTTGGCTTTGGAACTACTGAATGTTCTCATATCACATAAAATCCCAACTGGCATAGCCTATTCAACTTAACTTCCTGTAATGAGTTGAGGAAAGCCTTACAGTGTCCTACAGGATGTTATGTAAGATCCATTTGTCATCCAAAGGGTAAGGACAAACAAAACCTGGCCCTATGTGTAACaattcaatgttttttgtttcccaATCAAATAAAATCCACAAGGACTAAAGTATTGGTTGCTCCCAACATTAATAAATAGCAATGCAATTAAACGTTCTCATCACCTATTGCACATGAGCAGCAAAATGCTTATGACACAGCACTACATCTTGGTTAAGTGCTAAATTTATCGAATCCTGAATTATGTGCCAGTGATGGCAGAATACCAGAAATCCTGGTGATTCACAGGCatgtaaaatgaagaaaaaagagataatgaacaaaaataaatttctatGGGTCTTGATTAAATTGAGGCTCCTAATAAAACATGGAAACAAAAtatgatggtgatgatgctCTACATTTAACGATATAACTGCAGCTCCTCTGtattcaaaacaacaacaaacaaaaaaactaacaaacaaaaaattttttataaaataaagaacaatcaTTCCATTTAGAAAATGTGAGATTAAGTTTAAAAGGCACataacccccatcccccaatccCAAACATTACACATTAGGATTTTCATTGATAAGGCACTTcttacacagagacacaggcctCACGGCCGGACCCTTTCTGAAGATAAGGGCAGCCGCAGAAGATTATGCATCATGCTCCATTCCCCTCACACAGGGACATCCATTACGGCTCTGTTTCCAGGCTGTGTTCACAACAGTGGGGGCAGATTTGACAGTGACTGCAATCACGCGAGGCAGACAGGCAGTAAACACCATTTCAGTGAACCCCGGATCCCCGGCTCGAAAGGCGAAACCCGGTCACAAGTCAAAGGTTGTAGCCACTCCACGGGGTCCTGTCCTTTCTACAATCACAGTGGCAATATCATCAGTAATTTTTATATGCGGGGTGTGCTTAGGAAGCCAGTGCAGGCTTTTGATCGTGATGAGCTTTCAGGAAAAATGGACAAGGTTATGGGTCTTGCACATCCCTTTTCTGAAAATCTGCATCATTTACAATGCTGCATAATGCTGTGCATACAGCACAACTCTGTGCAATAACCCAGAAACTCTTTCAAGCCTCattaaataatgcaatgtaGGACATGCGCTAAATGGCAATTCAGATCATTCACCATGTTTATACAGATCACACAGGCAAAAatcatatataatttaaaactaaaaacatacCAAGGTATTCATAGAACGGACATCGTGATTTCCTTTTACTGGATTTCATCGTCAGTTACGACATGAAGCAACAAAACAGTTAATTGAAGACACTGGTGTAAAAAATCAAGACATTGCGATCCTTCGTGAGTAATGTAtatgaaggagaaaaacaatgaGCGGCAACACTCATGTTGGCATGGAAATGAGATGCATAAATTTTGTTTGCTGTACCACTCGGTTCTGCCAAAATTCCCCCATTACTGTCACTTCACACCCATACCCCGCACAGCAAGAACAGCCACACTCGGATGCATAAATTGTCTAAGCCATCTGGCGCAGGTGGCTTTGCGATGCTCTAAGAAGAGGGCAAATCCACTGATAGTCTCGTTACATACATTCCCGTGCGTTTCACTCGCGACACCACCCTGGTCCGTTGTCAGTCGACGTGACTAATTAAAAAACCTTGATCTGCGGTCACATGCGCAGAACCTGTTGTCGGAAAAACATCTGCCATCCTCATACTTGCTGCCTTCCCAGCTTTGTTTGAAAAACCAGTTACGTTCAAAACATTGTCAAGAATCCTGGTACTGTACATACGCTTTCACATTGATTTAAATATGCTTGACTGCAAACAGAAAAGGTCCTTAAGTTTCAAGGGATGTCTGATGTCAAGTAAGAGTCATTTCACTTCACATACGAAACATCCACCAAATTCAAGAcagcattacattttcttttgttaataaactttttccattttgaatatTGAGTTAAAAGTTAGGTTTAGGCAAAATGTAATACTGCCTTACATTTGTCATTGGTTCTTATGAAGTCCCACAATGATTTTTGGGGGCAGGTTGACCTGGCCCTTTGGTATTTCCTTGCCAAAAGCATGTTAAGGCCATTCGGAGGTTGTGTTCATTTTATAGGCCGACTGATACTTCCAGGTGTGGAGCCGTCATCTCCCTTTGAacatcttgattttttttttactggccaGCAGCAAGGTGATGTTGTACTCGTAGTCCCCGTCATGCACCCCAGTGTGGCGGAAGGCCCCTCCTAAGAGGTTATTCTCCCAGTAGTGGTGCCAGTTTCCTTCCTTGTCCGCCCCAAATCCATAAACATTCACCTGGGACCGAGAGGAAGTGGATGGAAAGTTTCATGTTAAATGGAATCGATTTCATGACTAAAATTCCAGTGACTAACAAATGACGGCCTTTGGTTATTATTGGTAGTAACTTCAttatcattttgaaatttatataatacaatataattacAATTGTATGcgcacatacatatgcatgggTGTGGAACTGAAACTTGATTTGATTGTttctttgtaaaaacaaaataaaagaacaactAGACACACGTAGATGCATATAAATTGTTCTGCCCATCATGGCTTAACACTACTGTatcttaaacaaacaaaaaaaaaagatctaaacTAGAAATTGAACAAGCACTTGAGAATAAATCCCAAAAGAGTCCATTAAATCAGAAGCACCATGTAAACACCTGTGGTCCTAACAAGACATTAATAAGATTTATATGGGATTCCAGAATGGTCAATGAAATTTGATTTAGCAAAAACTCTACCAGTGGCTCATCATGCATACAAAAGCTTATCAGAGCATTTTACCaacactagatggcagtatACCCCAGCTCAAACTTCCACTGCCACCAGCATCAGCCAATGAAAATTTCTGCACACCAGTGCAGCAATTTCCTTTGgctttatttagcttttttttcttgggcAAATTGGATAAAGCCTGTTTGTTTACTTTGGCTTTTTCTGAACAACTGAGGTAAAAAGAATGCTAAATGTGAGTAAATATAAGCTTACCTCATCACATATGTGAATGGCGAACATCAAGGCTAAGAAACCGGTGGAGGGATATCTCCCATGGCCTTCAAGCCAAGAATCATAGACGTACTTGAAGAACGTGGGGCTGTATATTAGCACCTGTGTCAAAACATAGTCATAAAGGTCACCATATGAGAGCAAGAGTCACACTAAACATAACatatgcatgctcacacactcgtgcatgcgtgcacacacacttggaAAAAAAGGCTTGTGACAAATTGTGATACAGGCTCTCTTACCTTATTCCTGTTTGCTTTTATCTTGGCCATCACAGGTAAATAGGTGCTgttgaaaacagagagagagacgtcaaCAGCCTGCCGGGTGGCACAGAGTCAAATGTTAGCCCTTGGGAaagtcagtgatgtcacagtctgaCATCAGGCTGCCTGCCATCATAGATCACAGAGCACACGTTATCACTGGGTAATGACCAATGTGTTCAGATTTTGCAGGTTGAAGACTAATGAACAAGAGGTATGCCCTttgagaggagtgagagagagagagagaaagaggggacgTGTTTCTAAaagcaataacattttttactgCTTGGAGGATAACACAGTGCAGCACACTTTATCTAGTGCCAATAAACATGCGCTCTCATGGGTAAAAAGGGTGATCAATTCTTGCCACGGCAAGCTGGGCTTTTATTCGCTTCAAGCTGTAGTGGCAACTGGAAATCGAAAAAAAGCTGAGTTTCCACAGAGCCACGGTCAGGTGGCACCACTTAAAAGCTCTGCTTTCATTATCGCTCTGAGGAGGGGTGACTATCCACCACGATCAAAGAGCCGACTAACCCAGGGCAGGAACAGTAGAGCATCCATGAACCAAGAGGGCTGCCCACAGAGAAAACATGGGTGGCTATTTTCCCGCTCTTTGTCCCTAACTTTGCCtcacaaattcaaacaaacattaaTTGCACAGCATAACGATGACAGCTGATGCGTCTTTTTCATCAGAGAACAAATATTGGACAAAGCACAATGTTTCGGAGTGAGCTGCTTTTGAAGAGCGCTCCTGTTTGTCAGACGTGCATTCCGTTTATTATATCAAAGCTCAAACACAAATGAATCCCCGGTGTTGCCCATGGTCACCTACTGTTTAATAGTGCCTGTGGTTAAAGCACTAATGATCCACTGTAGATCCAAAATCTTGAATGGTATCAGCACCAGGTTTGTGGTGTTTTGCAGGTTTTTGGCACTTTCTGGGTACATGACATGATGGGTGGTTCTTCTCCCTACATCCGTTTCAAAGCCCGAAGTGGGAGCTTTGTTCATTCTGCAGAGACAAAATATATTGCTTTTAGATGACTGAT
This region of Anguilla rostrata isolate EN2019 chromosome 8, ASM1855537v3, whole genome shotgun sequence genomic DNA includes:
- the LOC135261691 gene encoding CMP-N-acetylneuraminate-beta-galactosamide-alpha-2,3-sialyltransferase 1-like, with translation MMVLKHPKSRVFTVLFCIITITTFIFSYNYSTPSSYFFKFSFRLSDNPVSKALCACSQCISVEDEDPWFTEHFNQSIAPLMSKKNSMLSEDTFKWWQWIQSEKRPANYSDVVRRLFQVIPGEERYMDSGSRRCRTCAVVGNSGNLKGSNYGALIDSSDFIIRMNKAPTSGFETDVGRRTTHHVMYPESAKNLQNTTNLVLIPFKILDLQWIISALTTGTIKHTYLPVMAKIKANRNKVLIYSPTFFKYVYDSWLEGHGRYPSTGFLALMFAIHICDEVNVYGFGADKEGNWHHYWENNLLGGAFRHTGVHDGDYEYNITLLLASKKKIKMFKGR